The Schistocerca serialis cubense isolate TAMUIC-IGC-003099 chromosome 10, iqSchSeri2.2, whole genome shotgun sequence genome includes a region encoding these proteins:
- the LOC126424935 gene encoding cuticle protein 6.4-like isoform X4 has protein sequence MFKSLVLSLCLLVAVFAAEESAPKEKRGLAYATGLGYSAPLAYSSGLYSGYGYPGYAGYYGYGGLGYAAAPFAYGYHGYI, from the exons ATGTTCAAGTCCCTG GTCCTGTCCCTGTGCCTGCTGGTGGCGGTCTTCGCCGCTGAGGAGTCCGCCCCCAAGGAGAAGCGCGGCCTGGCCTACGCCACCGGCCTCGGCTACTCCGCCCCCCTGGCCTACTCCTCTGGACTCTACAGTGGATACGGATACCCTGGATATGCTGGATACTACGGCTACGGTGGCCTGGGATATGCTGCGGCTCCGTTCGCCTATGGATACCATGGATACATCTGA